A region of Flavobacterium album DNA encodes the following proteins:
- a CDS encoding class I SAM-dependent methyltransferase yields MKDNFSTQAQTYAKFRPDYSHEIIDYIISLVPQKGLALDVATGNGQVAAKLAKHFTTVYATDISDKQLENAATADNIIYKKERAEHTSFNDKMFDLITVAQAIHWFDFDAFYKEVYRILKPDGLFIVMGYGLFSTNPESDRIIRHFHQKTLGDYWDPERRYVDKDYETIPFPFDEIEAKQFSETFTWTFEHLIGYIDSWSAVQHYIKKNGSNPVDLIRDELKESWDKSDGKAVFLLLLRVGRLKK; encoded by the coding sequence ATGAAAGACAACTTCTCCACACAGGCGCAAACCTATGCTAAATTCCGGCCCGACTATTCCCATGAGATCATTGATTATATAATTTCCTTAGTCCCTCAAAAAGGCCTTGCCCTCGATGTAGCTACAGGCAATGGGCAGGTAGCAGCAAAGCTTGCAAAGCACTTTACAACGGTATATGCGACAGACATCAGCGATAAGCAGCTGGAAAATGCTGCTACTGCCGATAATATTATTTATAAGAAAGAAAGGGCAGAGCATACCTCTTTTAATGATAAAATGTTCGACCTTATAACAGTTGCTCAGGCCATCCACTGGTTTGATTTTGATGCTTTTTATAAAGAAGTGTACCGTATTCTTAAACCGGATGGGCTATTCATAGTTATGGGTTACGGCCTTTTTTCCACCAACCCTGAGAGCGACCGCATCATCCGCCATTTCCATCAAAAGACATTAGGCGACTACTGGGATCCGGAGCGCAGGTATGTAGACAAGGATTACGAAACCATCCCTTTTCCGTTCGACGAAATTGAAGCAAAACAATTCTCTGAGACCTTTACATGGACGTTTGAGCACCTTATTGGCTATATCGACTCGTGGTCGGCAGTGCAGCATTATATCAAAAAGAACGGCAGCAACCCGGTCGACCTCATTCGTGATGAATTAAAAGAATCATGGGACAAAAGCGATGGCAAGGCTGTTTTTCTGTTACTTTTGCGGGTGGGAAGGCTAAAAAAATGA